The following are from one region of the Primulina eburnea isolate SZY01 chromosome 17, ASM2296580v1, whole genome shotgun sequence genome:
- the LOC140818607 gene encoding probable acyl-[acyl-carrier-protein]--UDP-N-acetylglucosamine O-acyltransferase, mitochondrial isoform X1, with protein MNSLLRIRRPFSFGVSKLRFFCTSLSNAKEEEGLSCTGIGTKPSFVHPSAVVHPEAVLGQGVSIGPFCTVGPSVKLGNACKLCPGSHVSGHTELGDDCILMMGAIVGDDLPGRTFIGCNNIIGHHAVLGIKCQDMKYKLGTECFLEIGDNNEIREHASIHRSSRPSDRTVIGDNNLIMGSCHIAHDCKVGNNNIFANNTLLAGHVTVEDYTHTAGASVIHQFCHIGSFSFIGGGSVVSQDVPRYTMVSGERAELRGLNLEGLRRRGFSVLEIKSLRAAYRKIFMPSDGNMRSFEHRLTELEKDAELKQVSAVCYMVKSIRDSFSEERRGICKYRSWNGS; from the exons ATGAATTCACTCCTAAGAATTCGCAGACCATTTTCTTTTGGTGTCAGCAAGCTCCGATTCTTCTGCACTTCACTCTCCA ATGCTAAGGAAGAAGAGGGATTGAGCTGCACTGGGATAGGAACAAAACCAAGTTTCGTACACCCCTCTGCGGTTGTTCATCCGGAAGCGGTTCTGGGCCAG GGTGTTTCAATTGGCCCTTTTTGTACAGTTGGCCCTTCGGTGAAGTTGGGGAATGCTTGTAAGTTATGCCCTGGGAGCCATGTCTCTGGACATACAGAACTAGGGGATGACTGTATTTTGATGAT GGGTGCAATAGTCGGGGATGATCTTCCAGGTAGAACATTTATTGGATGTAACAATATTATTGGTCATCATGCTGTGTTGGGGATTAAATGCCAAGATATGAAATACAAG CTAGGGACTGAGTGCTTCCTTGAAATTGGTGACAACAATGAGATCAGAGAACATGCATCAATCCATCGATCTTCAAGGCCTAGTGACAGAACA GTGATTGGCGATAACAATCTTATTATGGGATCTTGTCACATAGCTCATGACTGCAAAGTGggtaataacaatatttttGCAAATAATACTCTACTGGCTGGACATGTTACCGTGGAG GACTACACTCATACAGCTGGGGCAAGTGTCATCCATCAGTTTTGTCATATTGGTTCTTTTTCTTTCATAGGTGGTGGTTCTGTG GTTTCTCAAGATGTACCAAGGTACACAATGGTCTCTGGTGAAAGAGCTGAACTGCGTGGATTAAATCTAGAAGGTCTGCGCCGTCGTGGGTTTTCAGTTCTAGAG ATAAAGAGCTTGCGAGCGGCttatagaaaaatatttatgccaagtgatggaaatatgagGAGCTTCGAACACCGTCTGACTGAATTG GAGAAGGATGCTGAATTGAAGCAAGTCTCAGCAGTTTGTTATATGGTAAAATCCATTCGAGACTCCTTCTCAGAAGAGCGACGTGGCATCTGCAAATATAGGTCCTGGAATGGATCTTGA
- the LOC140818607 gene encoding probable acyl-[acyl-carrier-protein]--UDP-N-acetylglucosamine O-acyltransferase, mitochondrial isoform X2 translates to MMGAIVGDDLPGRTFIGCNNIIGHHAVLGIKCQDMKYKLGTECFLEIGDNNEIREHASIHRSSRPSDRTVIGDNNLIMGSCHIAHDCKVGNNNIFANNTLLAGHVTVEDYTHTAGASVIHQFCHIGSFSFIGGGSVVSQDVPRYTMVSGERAELRGLNLEGLRRRGFSVLEIKSLRAAYRKIFMPSDGNMRSFEHRLTELEKDAELKQVSAVCYMVKSIRDSFSEERRGICKYRSWNGS, encoded by the exons ATGAT GGGTGCAATAGTCGGGGATGATCTTCCAGGTAGAACATTTATTGGATGTAACAATATTATTGGTCATCATGCTGTGTTGGGGATTAAATGCCAAGATATGAAATACAAG CTAGGGACTGAGTGCTTCCTTGAAATTGGTGACAACAATGAGATCAGAGAACATGCATCAATCCATCGATCTTCAAGGCCTAGTGACAGAACA GTGATTGGCGATAACAATCTTATTATGGGATCTTGTCACATAGCTCATGACTGCAAAGTGggtaataacaatatttttGCAAATAATACTCTACTGGCTGGACATGTTACCGTGGAG GACTACACTCATACAGCTGGGGCAAGTGTCATCCATCAGTTTTGTCATATTGGTTCTTTTTCTTTCATAGGTGGTGGTTCTGTG GTTTCTCAAGATGTACCAAGGTACACAATGGTCTCTGGTGAAAGAGCTGAACTGCGTGGATTAAATCTAGAAGGTCTGCGCCGTCGTGGGTTTTCAGTTCTAGAG ATAAAGAGCTTGCGAGCGGCttatagaaaaatatttatgccaagtgatggaaatatgagGAGCTTCGAACACCGTCTGACTGAATTG GAGAAGGATGCTGAATTGAAGCAAGTCTCAGCAGTTTGTTATATGGTAAAATCCATTCGAGACTCCTTCTCAGAAGAGCGACGTGGCATCTGCAAATATAGGTCCTGGAATGGATCTTGA